One genomic window of Arachis stenosperma cultivar V10309 chromosome 10, arast.V10309.gnm1.PFL2, whole genome shotgun sequence includes the following:
- the LOC130957690 gene encoding uncharacterized protein LOC130957690: protein MDREPLSIFIRSSSTLAEIKLSILRKLSACGTKWVKKLFYKISIAVVSAGVRYETFVIGSDENLQVLFHCRRSFLKVRIPKLIAKLEDGVDSSGTSAPNPQSTSVGGASTSMPVVAEAVVIPEPQRARVVHASVPLVVPDFEFDAGPDRVENTMRDDDSDEESVDIGGDSDDDIPSGLPTSHGGFGSGTQEYPPPLLSLNLEAIGQYQNIEATIVGQGMHDANPLTEFQIGQSFQSKQEAVLSVKDYNIRRGVEYRVMQSDNLKYQGIYKEFGNGWTLLIRIVMRKRKCTWEVRRYNGPHTCMATSISSDHKQLDYHVICARIFPLVRADASVSIKVLPSYRKVWLAKQKAVAQIYGDWEESYGDLPRWILGVTSTMDGSVALLKTSPVRVGDQVDEDRVYFHCMFWTFPPCIEAFRHYKPLVSIDGTHMYGKHNGIKAALEAPESGWRPPHGYRAFCIRYVATNFALTFKGQAARRWLVNAIYVKTEAEFDY, encoded by the exons ATGGATAGAGAACCGCTTAGTATTTTTATCCGATCTTCGAGTACGTTGGCAGAGATTAAACTCAGCATATTACGGAAGCTCAGTGCGTGTGGAACGAAGTGGGTAAAAAAGTTGTTTTACAAGATTTCCATTGCCGTTGTGTCAGCTGGTGTGAGATATGAGACCTTTGTGATAGGGTCGGATGAAAACCTGCAGGTCTTGTTTCACTGCAGGCGTAGTTTTTTGAAAGTGAGGATACCTAAGCTGATTGCAAAGTTGGAAGATGGTGTCGACAGCTCTGGGACATCGGCACCGAATCCTCAGTCGACATCGGTCGGTGGTGCCTCGACATCGATGCCTGTGGTAGCAGAGGCAGTTGTGATTCCTGAGCCCCAACGTGCCAGGGTTGTTCATGCTAGTGTGCCTCTTGTTGTGCCTGATTTTGAATTTGACGCCGGACCGGATCGAGTTGAGAATACGATGCGTGACGATGATTCGGATGAGGAGTCGGTAGATATTGGTGGGGACAGTGATGATGATATTCCAAGTGGTCTACCTACATCCCATGGAGGTTTCGGTTCTGGAACACAAGAGTACCCTCCGCCCCTGTTGTCGTTGAACTTGGAAGCCATCGGCCAATACCAGAACATAGAGGCAACCATCGTGGGGCAGGGTATGCATGATGCGAATCCTTTGACGGAATTCCAGATTGGTCAATCATTCCAGAGTAAGCAGGAAGCTGTGCTGAGTGTAAAAGATTATAACATTCGGCGTGGAGTTGAGTACAGAGTTATGCAGTCAGATAATCTGAAATACCAAGGGATATATAAGGAGTTTGGTAACGGTTGGACGTTGTTGATTCGTATAGTCATGCGAAAAAGGAAGTGCACATGGGAAGTTAGGAGGTACAATGGACCACACACGTGTATGGCCACATCGATATCGAGCGACCACAAACAGCTTGATTATCATGTCATATGTGCGAGGATCTTTCCATTGGTTAGAGCTGATGCGTCGGTGTCGATTAAGGTGCT GCCTAGTTATAGGAAGGTGTGGTTGGCGAAGCAGAAGGCAGTAGCACAGATCTATGGCGACTGGGAGGAGTCATATGGTGATCTGCCCCGCTGGATTCTTGGGGTCACATCCACCATGGACGGTTCCGTTGCTCTACTGAAGACCTCCCCGGTTAGAGTGGGTGATCAGGTTGATGAAGATAGAGTCTACTTTCATTGCATGTTCTGGACATTCCCTCCATGTATTGAGGCATTCCGACACTATAAGCCGCTTGTCAGTATCGACGGAACACACATGTATGGCAA ACACAACGGCATTAAGGCTGCATTGGAGGCACCAGAAAGTGGTTGGCGACCTCCCCATGGTTATCGGGCATTCTGTATTCGGTATGTTGCTACAAATTTTGCCCTTACTTTCAAGGGGCAGGCTGCAAGGAGGTGGCTGGTAAATGCCATTTATGTGAAGACGGAAGCAGAATTTGACTATTAG